The genomic interval AGCGGCGTGCCTGTGATCGCCACGCGCGTCGGCTGCGCGCCCGACGTCATCGTCGACGGCGAGAACGGGTATCTGACCGAGCGCGACCCGGCGTCGATCGGCGATCTGATGGAGCGCGTCGCGGCAACCGACATCTCCGGTTGGCGCGATGCGTGCCGCGCCAGCGTCGAGCACCTGACCTGGCGGGCGACGGCGGAAAAGTATGTGGAGCTGCTCGCTCGGGTGGCGCCGGAGCGAGCCTCGACCGAGGAGGTCGCCGGGTGACCGCGCTGCGCATCCTGCACGTGATGGTGTCGGATCGATTCGCCGGCGTCGAACAGTTCGTCCGCCGCCTGGCATCCACGCAGGCAGCCGACGGACACCAGGTGTACGTCGCGGGCGGCGCGCCCGAGATGCTCGCCCGCCCGCTGCAGGATGCGGATGTGCGCTTCGCGCCCGCCGCGAACCTGCGCGAGGCTCTGAAGGCGATCCGCTCGACCGAGGTCGATGTCGTGAACTCGCACATGACGTCTGCAGATCTAGCGGCTGTGCTCAGTCGTCTGGCTGGGCGCCAGCGTCCAGCTCTGGTCTCCACCCGTCATTTCGCGATGCGTCGCGGGTCACGCGGGCCGGCTGCCGCGTACCGGCTGATCGAGCGGATGCTGGATGCCGAGATCGCGATCAGCAAGGCCGTGGCCGACTCGATCCATGTGCCGTCGACGATCGTGTATCCGGGGGTCGATCCGGTGGATGCCGAGGGCGCGGTGCGTGAGCGCACGGTGCTGATGGCGCAGCGCCTGCAGCCTGAGAAGGACACCGCGCTGGGCATCCGTGCCTTCGCGGTGTCTGGCATCGCCGACGAGGGATGGCGACTGCAGATCGCCGGGGTCGGTGCAGAAGAGGCCGAGCTGCGCAGGCTGGTCGATGAGTTGGGAATGAATGACTCCGTGACGTTCCTCGGTTTCCGCGACGACCTGCCACAGCTGATGGTCAGAGCGGGGATGCTGCTGGCCACGGCGCCGTACGAGCATTTCGGGCTGACAGTGCTGGAAGCCATGGCTTTGCGACTGCCAGTTGTCGCGAGCGGTGCGGCCGGGCACGCTGAGATGCTCGGCGATGTCGCAGACTCGGCACTATTTGTCCCTGGGAACAACAATGCCGCGGCCGAACAGTTGAGGCGTCTTGCAGGTATTGGCCCCATCATGCGCTCACGCATCGCGGCTGCCCAGCTTGAACAACAGAAGCGCTCGTTCACGCTGCGGGCGCAGGCCGACGGCACTGAGGCGGTCTATCGCCGCGCCATCGCGGAGAAGGGCACAGCGTGATGTCGGATCTGGTCGTGGTGTCGCTCGAAGCCTGGGACGATGTCTGGCGACGCAATCAGTACCTCGTGTCCGGTCTACTGGATCGCGACCCCGAACTGCGTGTGCTGTTCGTCGAGCCACCGGATGACCCGGTGCACGCACTGCGCAGCGGCTCGCGCCCTTCGTTCGGGCATCGACCTCAGCAGGTGGCAGAGCGGTTGTGGACGTTCCGTCCGGTGAAGGCGCTCCCCCGTCGGCTCGACCCCGGTGCCGACGCTCGGCTCGCTCGGTCGGTGATCCGAGCAGCGAAGCTGGTCGGGATGCCCCGGCCGCTGCTGTGGGTGAACGACCCCGGTGCAGCCGACGTCGCGCGGCTGACCGGCTGGCAGGCGTTGTACGACATGACCGACGATTGGGTGGCCGCAGACCGACCTGCAGCCGAGCGCACGCGTCTGATCACCGGCGAGCGCTGGCTGCTGCAGCACGCCGCTGCCGTGGTGGCCTGCTCACCCGAACTGGTGCGACGAAAGGGCGATCAGCGCGACGAGATCGTGCTGATCCGCAACGCGGTCGACGTGGCGCGCTACCAGCTGCCTACGGAGCGTCCAGCGGATCTCCCGGCCGGGCGCACCGCGGTATACGTCGGCACGCTGCACCGGGATCGACTTGATGTGGAGCTCTGCATCGCCACCGCGCGCGCGCTTGATGGGGTCGGCACGCTGGTGCTCGTCGGACCCGATGCACTGAGCGCCGCGGACTCGACCCTTCTGCGCGAGAACGGGGTGCTGCTGCTCGGCGCGAAACCCCGCGACGCGGTGCCCGCCTACCTGCAGCACGCCGACGTGCTGGTCGTGCCGCACGTCGTCTCGGACTTCACCGAGAGCCTCGACCCGATCAAGCTGTACGAGTATCGGGCCGTAGGGCGGCCGGTCGTGTCGACGGCAGTCGCCGGGTTCCGGGAGGCAACGGACGTCGTCGTCGCCGACGCCGACCGTTTCACAGATTCCGTCCAGCAGGCGATGCAGACGTCGTGGCTGTTCCCCGAACGCGCCGATTTCACGGCATCCGATTGGTCGGATCGGGTATCGCAGGTAGCGGCACTGCTGGCGCCTCGCTGACGCCGATGCGGATTCAGGAAGGCCGCCGCCCACAGGGCGACGGCCTTCCGACGTTCAGTGCTTCTGCACTCAGACCGTGCAGTTCACGCACGGTGGAGTCGACCCCGTCGAGATCGGGGTCGATCCGTTGCCACTCTGGGTTTGATCCTGAGACTCCCAGGTCCAGAAGAGAGTGCCCGAGATCGATGAGTTCTGGCTGTTGTCCTGCAGATTCAGATTCAGCACCACGTTCTGGCACTGGTTTGGTCCGACGGTGAAGTTCCCCGGAATGGGCGTGAAGTTCTCCGCCTGCCCATTGAAGGTCAACGTGGCGGGCACCGAGATCGAGACGGTGATCGTATCGGTGTTGGAGTTGTTGCAGATCTGCAACGGCTGCAGGTAGCCCTTGCTCCAGCTCGGAGTGTTGTTCTTGCACGACTCGCCGGGCAGCTTGCACGCGTCTCCGGCTTGGCTGACCGTGACGATTTCGGATGCTGCGGCCAACGGCACAGACGATGCGACAGCCACGGCAGGAACAGCCCATGCCATAGCCTTGGTCACAGTACGGCGGCTGATACCGCCCTGTTCGTTTTCAGACATGAAATGCCCCCAGTAATTGTGTTTGCTCGCCACAGTCCCCAGTACGAGCGGGTGGCAGGCCCCTACACTCTGCCACGGTAATGCTAGCGTATTCCGAGGCTCACGAGAACCCCGTGATGCCTACGTATGACAGGGGATTATTGGGGATGACCGACGTGCAGAACAACCCCGGTGTCGTCGCCCAGATGGCATCCCTGCTGCGGGTCACAGGCGCGAAGCCATCACGATGGGTCACCACCACCGTGCTCGCCTCGATCATCCTCGCCGGGCTCGATCTCATCGGCGTCGCCGCGATGATCCCCCTGATGCAGCTCGTCACATCGCAGGGGCCACTCGAGGGCGTCAATCGCATGATCGCCGACGTGCTCGGCACCACCGATCTGCAGGTGCTCATCCCCGTCGTGGCCGGCGGCGTCGCCCTGGCGTTCGTCGTCAAGAGCGCCGGTTCGCTGCTGTTCCGCTGGTGGCTGCTCGGACGCACAACACGGGTATCGGCACTGGCATCCGTCGAGCTGATGCGCCGGTATGTGCTCGCCCCCTACGGTCAGCACCGACAGCGCAGCCTCAGCACCGTGTACCGCAACATCAATGACGCGACGAATCAATCGGCCAGCGTGCTGTTGGCGAGCCTGACTCTCTGCACCGACGCACTGGTGCTCGCAGCGATCGTCGCCGTCCTGCTGATCAGCTCCCCCGGAGTAACTCTGTTCGCGGTCGCGCTGTTCGGCGTCCTGGTCTTCGGTGTGCAGCATCTGCTGCGCAGGCGCCAGATGCGCATCGGCGAGAACATGGCCGAGGCGGGGCTGCGTGCTTGGCAGTCGCTCATGCCTGGGCTCGACGGCTTCCGCGAGACGCGCCTCAGCGGCAGCGCCGACCGGTTCATCGACGGCTACCGCCGCGCCAAGCTAGACGGCGCGCACCAATCACGGCTGATGGGCTTCCTCTCCGACATCCCCCGCTACCTTCTCGAAGTCAGTTTCATCCTCGCCATCGTGGGCATCGCGATCCTGCTGTTCGCGGTGGGCGAAGGCGAGCAGGTCATTCCGGTGCTCGGCCTTTTCGCAGCGGCCTCCATGCGCGCGCTCCCGACGCTCAATCGCATCACGGCGAACGTCGGCACGATGCGCGCGGGGCGCGCTGGTCTGCGCATCTTCACCGAAGCGCTCGCCCAACTCGAGACCGAGGGCACGCATGAAGCGCGATCGACGAGCGGTGAGCGTTATGAAGGGGACATCGAACTCGATCACGTGACGTTCCAGTACGCGGACGCCGATCGCCCGGTGCTCGATGGGCTGTCGCTGAGGATCCCTGCGAATGAGACGACCGCCTTCGTCGGCTCCAGTGGTGCGGGCAAGAGCACGCTGCTCGACCTGATCCTCGGGTTGCTCTCTCCCACCGAAGGGTCGATCACGTGTGGGGGTCGGTTGATCGACGACGACCTCGCAGCATGGTACGCCGGGCTCGGCGTTGTTCCCCAGGAGGTGTTCCTGTCGAATGACTCCGTGGCTGCGAATATCGCGTTCGGCCTCGCGCCGGCCGAATTCGATCGAGAGCGTCTTCGCGAGGTCGCATCTGTCGCCCAGTTGGACGCACTGGTCGATGACCTGCCCGATGGATTCGACACAATGGTCGGTGATCGCGGCGTGCGACTCTCAGGGGGTCAGCGTCAGCGCATCGGACTCGCTCGCGCACTCTACCGTCAGCCGCGCATTCTGGTGCTCGATGAGGCCACGAGTGCACTCGACAACGCGACCGAACACGAGATTGCGGCGACGCTGGACGGTCTACGCGGCAGCATGACCGTGCTGATCGTCGCGCACCGGCTCTCGACCGTGCGCGATGCCGACACACTGATCTTCTTGGAGTCGGGCCGCATTGCGACCCGTGGCACGTTCGATGAGGTGCGCGCCACCAACGAAGAATTCGCAAGGCTGGTGGAGTTGGGGAAACTGGAGTAGCGGCGCACCAGGCTCAGTGGAAACCGTCGATGGCGGTCCAGCGTGGGTCGAGTTGATGCGCATCGCTTCCGTGCGCCATGCGCGCATGGAAGCGCGGCATCACGACCTGCGTCTCTGCGTGAAGCGCGTCGGCCATGTAGGCGCCCCAGTATGAGAACGTCGAGTTCGCGCCGATCAGTCGACGGGCGCTCGCCAGCGCCATCAGATTGCGCTTCGGATCCGGTGCGGCATACTCGACGTCGCCGATGCGGCTTGAGATGCGCTGTATGAGCTCGGTGCGACACCAATCGGGATCGTCCGATACAACCAGCACATCGGGCGAGTCAGAGAAGTGCTCCAATGCGGCAGAGACGTACGAGACGACGTCGAAACCATGCTTCGCCTCGAACTCGGTCGCGTAGAAATCACCACGACGCACGTTGATGATCAGGCGCTCCTCCCTAGGCGCATGCAGCCGATCGGTGAACACGTCGATGATGAATGACTGCAGCTGATCACGACTGAAGTCGACGCCGAACCGTTGGTACAGCCACACCGGATCCCATTCACGGCGATCGGAAAAACGCAATTCATTGCGGGTCACGGTCAGCGGACGCAGCGCGGGAAACTCCTGCGCCCACTCCGCCATCCCCGTCGACTCCAGTACGGCGACCGACGAGCTGTCCTTCGTCCGGTGGTGCGCCTCCAGCCAGAGGTACAGCAGATTGCCGAGACGCATACCTGCCGGCGGCGTGGTCAGCACCGAACGGTCACCGCGCCGCAGCACGTCAATGGCAGATGTAGCACGCTGACGCGATGAGTCGACAGCTCGACGGGCGACCCGTTTGAACCGCCGCACTCCGTCGTTCACGACTGGCTCTCATCGGTCGAACGAGCGCGGCAGGGCGGGGTCGAGTCGACCTGTATCGGCGCACCTCCAAGGGGCTCGGCGATCCGCGCGAGCCGATAGCGTCCGGAATCCCGGCGGCGCAGAGGAGTCATTAGGGCTGTGAAGAACGGATGCCGAGAGCGCCGCAGCCATCGCCGCAGCACGATCGGCGGACGCATGTGCGCTGTGTGCCCTGACCAGCCGAACTTACGGCGGATCACGTCTGGATCCCTCACCCACGAGAAGTGGAGTATCGCGCGTGAAGCATCGACGACGGCGTGTACCGGGGCGTCGATCGGATGCCACGGGTCGGTGTTTTTTGCGTCGAGATCCACGCGGAACAGCTGCACATCAGCCTGCCGGGCGTGGCGCAGCTGCGTGCCCGCTTTCACCGCGACCGGGCCCGGGAACGATGCCGCCCGTTGCCACCATCGACGGCTCACTTCTAGGTACCAGCCGTGTCGTGAACGGGTGTAGAGCCAGCGTGCGGGGTACTCGAGTCCGTCCGCCCCGTTAACGTTCGCACGCCGCAGCATCGCGAAGAACGCGTCCGGATCCACCAGCACCTCATCGGTATCCAGCTGCACGACCCAGTCGGCACCGTCAGATGCGCGATCGAGTGCGGACTGGCGTTGATGCGTGTCGTTTTCGAGAGGCGCGTGGTCCAGCCGTGCGAAGTCACCCGGTGCGTGCACGCACTTGGCATCGACGTCGAGCTCGGCGATGATCCTCAGACACTGGTCGAGCGGCAGCGGTGTGCCCGTCCACGACGTCCCATTGCGATCATACGAAAGCACGATTCGGTCTACATGCGGGTAGTAAGCGCTGATGCTCTCGCGGAGGTAGGACGGATCCGCGACGAGCACGTATGCGTGGATTCGCAGTTCATCGGGCTCGCGCATCACGCCACTCCCGAGAGGCGGCTGCGGCACGGTCGTTCGGGCGCAGCGCGGCTGTGAGGCCCACGACGGTGCCCATGAGGTCAGTGCTGCCGCGGGCCACTCCCCCGCCGAGTCCGCGTACCTTGGCGATTGTGCCGCGCTTCGACGGCATCCCGTTCACACCTGACAGCGCCTCTCGCCCCGCAGTACGCAGCACCTGCGCAAGGTAACGAGGCAGACGCGGGCTACGCCATCCCAGCACCGTCGTCAACAGCAGGATGTGATTGCGTGCCCCATAGAACCGGTAGCGAAGGTCGAATCGCTTTCCCTTGGCATACTCCCCCGCCACGTGCAGCACGGATGCGCGCGGTGCGAACACCACGCGGTAGCCCGCGACCTTCACTCGCAGCGCAAGATCGGAGTCCTCGCGCAGACACGTTCCGGGATAGAAATCGCGGATGCCACCGATGCTGCGCAGTGCCTCGGCGCGGACAGTCATGTTCGCCCCGAGCATGTGATCGGTCTCGACGATGCGTCCTGGATCCGCCCCGAAATTACCGGTGAGCGTGCCGTCGCGCCGGAACCGACCGATGCTATCCCAGCCTTCGAGTTCCTCTCCTGGACGGTCGTTGTCCGCACGTCCGCCGACAGCGCCGACGGTGGGATCGTCGTAGGCCGCCAGAATTTCGGCAAGCCATTGCGGCTCGGCGTACGCATCGTCGTCGATGAACGCGATGATTTCCTCTGTCGTGCCCTGCACACCGATCGCGCGGGAAGCCGCGAGGGTTCCCACGCCGAGGTCGTTGCGGCGGTACTCCACCTCAGGAAAACCTTCAACGACTGCTCGGGTCAGGTCGTCCGGAGACGCATCCACGACGACCACGCGCGCAGCTCTCGTGGCCTGTCCGGCGATATGCTCCAGGCATTTCCGCACGTGGTCGGGTCGCCGATAGGTTGCGACCACAACCACAGCACTGCGCTCGTTCACCAATTGCCCCTTTCCGCCCGCACCCGCATGCGGGACGCCCCATTTGTCCACGATAGGGGACAGTGAGGCGTCGGAGCACCGTCCAGACGCCCGGCGGCATACTTGACTCATGAGTACGCGCCGCCTGTCGATCACGACGATCGCCACCGACAATCCGATGGGTGCTCAGGCGTACCAGCGCCAGATCATGAATCGGGCGGCACACGCACTGGCAGAGGTGGAAGAAAGGGAGTGGTCGGTCCGCGAAGTCGTGGCACGTTCCATGCGCTCGCAGCTGCCTGGCGATCGCAGACTGCCGCTGGCGCGGCTGGCCCAAGCATCGCCATCTGTGCGGCGGGCGGTCGGCAAGATGCTGTTCGCCGGCGACGACGTCACGCATCGCATGGCGTTGGAACTGCCTCCGGGCCCCCGAGATGTCGTCACGCTTCACGATGTCGTGGCGTGGCGCTTTCCCGATGAGTCCGCCCCGGTTGCAGCCGCCGCGGAAGAGTTGAAGCGCGCCGCCGCGGTGATCTGCGTATCGGAGTTCAGCGCGCAGGAGGCAATAGACCTGCTCGGCATCCGCAACCCGATCGTCGTGCACAACGGCGTCGACCCGCGCTATTTTGATGCGGTTCCACTCGATCGCGCCGAGCGCAAGCGCCTCGGTTTGGAGGAAGGTTTCGTTCTGCACCTCGGTGGTGCCGCACAGCGGAAGAACTTGGACGCGCTAGCGGCCGCATGGCCAACCGTGCGTCGCGAACGCCCTCACCTCAACCTAGCGTTGGCTGGCCCCCCGCACCCGCGCCGGACGGCGCTTTTTCAAGGACTGCCCGGCGTGCGGATGCTGGGTCGGCTCTCCGATGACGTGATGCCGTCGCTGGTCGCCAGCGCGAGCGCCGTAGTCGTACCCTCCTTGTACGAGGGATTCGGTCTTCCAGTGCTCGAGGCGATGGCCGCGAACGTACCAGTCGTGGTCGCAAATACGAGCAGCCTCCCTGAGGTCGCCGGCGGGCACGGGATCTTGGTCACGCCTGATGCCGTGGCAATCGCTGGCGGCTTGATTGACGCCACTGCCGACAGCGGCAATGGCGTCGACATGATCGACAGGGCTCGTGAACACGCCGCACAGTTCACTTGGGAACGCAGCGCCGCTGGACACGCGCAGGTCTGGACGTCATTCGCATGAGCTCCGACGCTTCACATTCCGAATCGGGGGCGCCGGCCGTTCCGCTCCTGGCATTCGTCACGACCGTGCGGCATCCCCTCAACAGCACTGATTTCGCGCTGGTTGAGCAGATGCTGCGACAGTCTTTGACGGCGTGGCTCCGGCAGACCGATGAGCGCTTCGTCATCATCGTCGTCGCGAACGAATCCGTCGCGTTCGCAGGCGGTCCGCGCGTAGACCGCGTCCTGGTCGATTTCCCGCCGCCTTCCACCGAACAGACTTCTCGCACGGGCATCGCAGCAGTTCTACGCGACAAGGGGACGAAGAACGCCATCGGTCTGGCGCGAGCGCGCGAACTCGGGGCCAAACACGTGATGTTCGTGGATGCCGATGATTTCGTGTCACGCCGACTCACCGAGTTCGTGGCCGCCGATATCGGCGCCCCCGGCTGGACGATCACGGATGGGTGGCGGGTTCAGATGTCGCGGCGAAGCGTCAGACGCCACCGTGATGACTTCCATCTGCAGTGCGGCTCTTCCCACATCGTCCGCATCGACCTGCTCCCTGCCACGCCCTTCGGTCTGAAGGCATCCCAGGAACAGCTGTACGCATCAATCGGAGATCGCCTTGAACGACATCTCGGTTCACACATGCACCTTCACGATGATCTCCCGCTTGCTCCGCTGCCGTTTCCTGGGGCCCTTTACCGTGTTGGGTCCGGTCAGTCGCATTCCGGGAATGCTCTCGGTGGCTGGGGTCGTCCAATCACAAGCCATATCGCGGATGAGTTCGGCGTTCCCTCGACCCCGCGCTCACCTCGTGGGATAGCGCGCGCGGTCTTGCCGTCGGCTCGGGCGCTTGCAGAACGCTTGCCTGGCCTTCGTGCTCGCTGACGACCTTCACCCGATCATTTCCCGAGCAGTGCGCCGCCGACCCCGCGGGGAAACACCGGAGAGTGCGCTGCAAGCTCATTGGCGAAGCCTGCCAGGGCGGCTTCCAGCCCGTCGCCAAGGGCTGCGACGATACCGGCATCGGCAGCCCAGGCCTCAGCCGCGATGGAGTCCAGTGAGTCGACGTCCTCGAAGGGCACGTAGCGGGATCGACCCGGTGTCACCGTCGCCTCATAGTCGCGAAACTTGAAGTCCCCACCCGTCAGCGGCGGATTGAGTGTCGTCCAGAAGGCGGGGATGCCGTACGAATCAGCCGTGATCAGACCGTGCAATGACGTCGTGACGACCGCGCGTGCTGCCGCGATCTCACGAATGGCGCTGACTGCGCCCTGGTGCACGTTGACGACTCGCGCGTCGGCCACGTCGATCAGATCCGTCAGTCGCTGATGGCCGCGGTGATGACCGTGAGGCACGACAGCGATCCGCCCGTCGGGGGGCGGCGGCGCGACGTGCCGCGCGACCAGAATGCCGGGATCACCGTAAGCGGGCTCAACGGCAAGACCGAGACGTTCCGCGGTGAGAGGCCCGCGGAGTGCCAGCGCAGTCACGTTCGGCAGCGGGTGGGCGATATCGCGCATCAGTCCCGTGCCCCAGAGCACACCTGAGAATTCCCGGTCCACGAACTCGAGCAGGCTCCCCACCCCGATCAATTGCGCGCGCCGTGGTTCGCGGTACACCGGAACGATGCCGTAGCGCGGCAGCAGCCACGGTGTGAGCATGTCCCCGAAATTCGGGTGCCCGTCCCACCAAAATGCTGGAACGATCGGGCCTCCCCAGGCCTGCCGCTGCAGCGCAGCTGAACCGAGTCGCCGCAGCTGGCGCATTCGCCGACGCGTCGAACCCTCGTACTTCATCGCTTGCCTCCCGGCGCGATCGCCTCGTAGAGCGCCTCGTACCCCCGGGCAACGCTCTGCCACCGGAAGTACTTCACTCTCTCGCGCCCCCGTGCACCGATCCTCCTGCGAAGGGTCGGCTCCGAACTCACTCGAATCAGTACATCAGCCAGGGCGCTGAGATCGGTTGGGTCGACCAGAAGCCCATCTTCCCCATCTCTCACGAATTCGCCCGCCCCACCACGGCTTGTCATGACCAACGGCGCGCTCGCGCGCCAGGCCTCCAGCGCGACGATACCGAAGGCTTCGGAACGAGACGGGACGACCACCGCTGTGGCGGCACGCATATACGCATCGACCTCGGCGGGCGAGAGTCGGCCGAGAAATGACACCACAGC from Microbacterium sp. H1-D42 carries:
- a CDS encoding glycosyltransferase; its protein translation is MTALRILHVMVSDRFAGVEQFVRRLASTQAADGHQVYVAGGAPEMLARPLQDADVRFAPAANLREALKAIRSTEVDVVNSHMTSADLAAVLSRLAGRQRPALVSTRHFAMRRGSRGPAAAYRLIERMLDAEIAISKAVADSIHVPSTIVYPGVDPVDAEGAVRERTVLMAQRLQPEKDTALGIRAFAVSGIADEGWRLQIAGVGAEEAELRRLVDELGMNDSVTFLGFRDDLPQLMVRAGMLLATAPYEHFGLTVLEAMALRLPVVASGAAGHAEMLGDVADSALFVPGNNNAAAEQLRRLAGIGPIMRSRIAAAQLEQQKRSFTLRAQADGTEAVYRRAIAEKGTA
- a CDS encoding glycosyltransferase; the encoded protein is MSDLVVVSLEAWDDVWRRNQYLVSGLLDRDPELRVLFVEPPDDPVHALRSGSRPSFGHRPQQVAERLWTFRPVKALPRRLDPGADARLARSVIRAAKLVGMPRPLLWVNDPGAADVARLTGWQALYDMTDDWVAADRPAAERTRLITGERWLLQHAAAVVACSPELVRRKGDQRDEIVLIRNAVDVARYQLPTERPADLPAGRTAVYVGTLHRDRLDVELCIATARALDGVGTLVLVGPDALSAADSTLLRENGVLLLGAKPRDAVPAYLQHADVLVVPHVVSDFTESLDPIKLYEYRAVGRPVVSTAVAGFREATDVVVADADRFTDSVQQAMQTSWLFPERADFTASDWSDRVSQVAALLAPR
- a CDS encoding ABC transporter ATP-binding protein; protein product: MTDVQNNPGVVAQMASLLRVTGAKPSRWVTTTVLASIILAGLDLIGVAAMIPLMQLVTSQGPLEGVNRMIADVLGTTDLQVLIPVVAGGVALAFVVKSAGSLLFRWWLLGRTTRVSALASVELMRRYVLAPYGQHRQRSLSTVYRNINDATNQSASVLLASLTLCTDALVLAAIVAVLLISSPGVTLFAVALFGVLVFGVQHLLRRRQMRIGENMAEAGLRAWQSLMPGLDGFRETRLSGSADRFIDGYRRAKLDGAHQSRLMGFLSDIPRYLLEVSFILAIVGIAILLFAVGEGEQVIPVLGLFAAASMRALPTLNRITANVGTMRAGRAGLRIFTEALAQLETEGTHEARSTSGERYEGDIELDHVTFQYADADRPVLDGLSLRIPANETTAFVGSSGAGKSTLLDLILGLLSPTEGSITCGGRLIDDDLAAWYAGLGVVPQEVFLSNDSVAANIAFGLAPAEFDRERLREVASVAQLDALVDDLPDGFDTMVGDRGVRLSGGQRQRIGLARALYRQPRILVLDEATSALDNATEHEIAATLDGLRGSMTVLIVAHRLSTVRDADTLIFLESGRIATRGTFDEVRATNEEFARLVELGKLE
- a CDS encoding alpha-1,2-fucosyltransferase, translated to MAEWAQEFPALRPLTVTRNELRFSDRREWDPVWLYQRFGVDFSRDQLQSFIIDVFTDRLHAPREERLIINVRRGDFYATEFEAKHGFDVVSYVSAALEHFSDSPDVLVVSDDPDWCRTELIQRISSRIGDVEYAAPDPKRNLMALASARRLIGANSTFSYWGAYMADALHAETQVVMPRFHARMAHGSDAHQLDPRWTAIDGFH
- a CDS encoding glycosyltransferase family 2 protein, translating into MNERSAVVVVATYRRPDHVRKCLEHIAGQATRAARVVVVDASPDDLTRAVVEGFPEVEYRRNDLGVGTLAASRAIGVQGTTEEIIAFIDDDAYAEPQWLAEILAAYDDPTVGAVGGRADNDRPGEELEGWDSIGRFRRDGTLTGNFGADPGRIVETDHMLGANMTVRAEALRSIGGIRDFYPGTCLREDSDLALRVKVAGYRVVFAPRASVLHVAGEYAKGKRFDLRYRFYGARNHILLLTTVLGWRSPRLPRYLAQVLRTAGREALSGVNGMPSKRGTIAKVRGLGGGVARGSTDLMGTVVGLTAALRPNDRAAAASREWRDARAR
- a CDS encoding glycosyltransferase family 1 protein, which translates into the protein MSTRRLSITTIATDNPMGAQAYQRQIMNRAAHALAEVEEREWSVREVVARSMRSQLPGDRRLPLARLAQASPSVRRAVGKMLFAGDDVTHRMALELPPGPRDVVTLHDVVAWRFPDESAPVAAAAEELKRAAAVICVSEFSAQEAIDLLGIRNPIVVHNGVDPRYFDAVPLDRAERKRLGLEEGFVLHLGGAAQRKNLDALAAAWPTVRRERPHLNLALAGPPHPRRTALFQGLPGVRMLGRLSDDVMPSLVASASAVVVPSLYEGFGLPVLEAMAANVPVVVANTSSLPEVAGGHGILVTPDAVAIAGGLIDATADSGNGVDMIDRAREHAAQFTWERSAAGHAQVWTSFA
- a CDS encoding polysaccharide pyruvyl transferase family protein; its protein translation is MRQLRRLGSAALQRQAWGGPIVPAFWWDGHPNFGDMLTPWLLPRYGIVPVYREPRRAQLIGVGSLLEFVDREFSGVLWGTGLMRDIAHPLPNVTALALRGPLTAERLGLAVEPAYGDPGILVARHVAPPPPDGRIAVVPHGHHRGHQRLTDLIDVADARVVNVHQGAVSAIREIAAARAVVTTSLHGLITADSYGIPAFWTTLNPPLTGGDFKFRDYEATVTPGRSRYVPFEDVDSLDSIAAEAWAADAGIVAALGDGLEAALAGFANELAAHSPVFPRGVGGALLGK